From Herbiconiux flava, one genomic window encodes:
- a CDS encoding SufE family protein, with translation MTENQLPATLAEIRDDFLALEQRERLEMLLEFANELPELPPRYSEHPDLLERVEECQSPVFIFVEVDGVVVHLYATAPREAPTTRGFASILVQGIDGLTVDEVLGIPDDFPNTIGLTEAVSLLRIRGMTAMLGRTKRQLRERVAA, from the coding sequence ATGACCGAGAACCAGCTGCCGGCGACGCTCGCCGAGATCCGTGACGACTTCCTCGCCCTCGAACAGCGCGAGCGGCTCGAGATGCTGCTCGAGTTCGCGAACGAGCTGCCCGAGCTGCCCCCGCGCTACAGCGAGCACCCCGATCTGCTGGAGCGGGTCGAGGAATGCCAGTCGCCGGTGTTCATCTTCGTCGAGGTCGACGGCGTGGTCGTGCACCTCTACGCGACCGCGCCGCGCGAAGCGCCCACCACGCGCGGTTTCGCCTCGATCCTGGTGCAGGGCATCGACGGGCTGACCGTCGACGAGGTGCTCGGCATCCCCGACGACTTCCCGAACACGATCGGTCTGACCGAGGCGGTGTCGCTGCTGCGCATCCGGGGGATGACCGCCATGCTCGGCCGCACCAAGCGGCAGCTGCGCGAGCGCGTCGCGGCCTGA
- a CDS encoding sulfurtransferase, whose amino-acid sequence MTVETDSAPKFAGYAHPERLVSTEWLEAHLGEPGLVVVESDEDVLLYETGHIPGAVKIDWHTDLNDPVLRDYIEGEAFAALVGGKGIARDSTVVIYGDKNNWWAAYALWVFTLFGHEDVRLLDGGRDKWIAEDRPFTTERTVPDAVDYPVVERHDAEIRAFKDDVLAHLGHPLIDVRSPEEYSGERTTAPAYPEEGALRAGHIPSAANVPWAKAAAEDGTFKPVAELDAIYRDGAGLTEGEPVIAYCRIGERSSHTWFVLTHLLGFEDVRNYDGSWTEWGSTVRVPIVKGSEPGEVPAR is encoded by the coding sequence ATGACTGTCGAGACCGATTCCGCTCCGAAGTTCGCCGGCTACGCGCATCCGGAGCGCCTCGTGTCGACCGAGTGGCTCGAGGCCCACCTGGGCGAGCCGGGCCTCGTGGTCGTGGAGTCCGACGAGGACGTGCTGCTGTACGAGACCGGTCACATCCCGGGCGCCGTCAAGATCGACTGGCACACCGACCTGAACGACCCGGTGCTCCGCGACTACATCGAGGGCGAGGCCTTCGCGGCGCTCGTCGGCGGCAAGGGCATCGCGCGCGACTCCACCGTCGTGATCTACGGCGACAAGAACAACTGGTGGGCCGCCTACGCCCTCTGGGTCTTCACCCTGTTCGGCCACGAGGACGTGCGCCTCCTCGACGGCGGCCGCGACAAGTGGATCGCGGAGGACCGCCCCTTCACCACCGAGCGCACGGTTCCGGATGCGGTGGACTATCCGGTCGTCGAGCGTCACGACGCCGAGATCCGCGCCTTCAAGGACGACGTGCTCGCCCACCTCGGCCACCCGCTGATCGACGTGCGCTCCCCCGAGGAGTACAGCGGAGAGCGCACGACGGCTCCCGCCTACCCGGAGGAGGGCGCCCTGCGCGCCGGCCACATCCCGAGCGCGGCGAACGTGCCGTGGGCGAAGGCCGCGGCCGAGGACGGCACCTTCAAGCCCGTCGCCGAGCTCGACGCCATCTACCGGGACGGCGCCGGCCTCACCGAGGGCGAGCCGGTGATCGCCTACTGCCGCATCGGCGAGCGGTCGAGCCACACCTGGTTCGTGCTGACGCACCTGCTCGGCTTCGAGGACGTGCGGAACTACGACGGCTCGTGGACCGAGTGGGGCAGCACCGTGCGGGTGCCGATCGTCAAGGGCTCGGAGCCCGGCGAGGTGCCCGCGCGCTGA
- a CDS encoding ribonuclease D — MAVPARTVITTVDDFHDAVEAIAAGHGPIAVDAERASGFRYSQRAYLIQLYRRGSGTFLIDPPAIEEFAPLQSVIGDIEWVLHAASQDLPCLREVGLEPSTVFDTELAARLLGIPRVGLGTVVEELLGIHLAKEHSAADWSTRPLPASWLEYAALDVELLIDLRDSMAVLLKEQGKLEIAAQEFAAVVAKEDKPPLAEPWRRLTGVSALRADRHLAAARELWLARDELARATDTAPGRLVPDASLMVAARALPTSRRELASLKQFSGRASRSEIDRWWAAIERALTTDDIPVQRRGTDTLPPPRSWGDRNPEADARLKTARTALAELSADRAIPLENLLTPDFLRRVAWNPPSPLTLESLSEALAELGARPWQIELTAQPILQAFVEPHQSADPAEKADS; from the coding sequence ATCGCCGTCCCGGCGCGCACCGTCATCACCACGGTCGACGACTTCCACGACGCGGTCGAGGCCATCGCCGCGGGCCACGGCCCCATCGCCGTCGACGCGGAGCGCGCGAGCGGCTTCCGCTACTCCCAGCGGGCCTACCTGATCCAGCTCTACCGGCGCGGCTCGGGCACCTTCCTGATCGACCCGCCCGCGATCGAGGAGTTCGCTCCCCTGCAGTCGGTGATCGGGGACATCGAGTGGGTGCTGCACGCCGCCAGTCAGGATCTGCCGTGCCTCCGCGAGGTCGGACTCGAGCCGAGCACCGTCTTCGACACCGAGCTCGCCGCGCGACTGCTGGGCATCCCCCGGGTCGGGCTCGGCACCGTGGTCGAGGAGCTGCTGGGCATCCATCTGGCGAAGGAGCACTCGGCAGCCGACTGGTCGACCCGCCCGCTGCCGGCCTCGTGGCTCGAGTACGCCGCCCTCGACGTCGAGCTGCTGATCGACCTGCGCGACTCGATGGCCGTGCTGCTGAAGGAGCAGGGCAAGCTCGAGATCGCCGCGCAGGAGTTCGCCGCCGTGGTGGCGAAGGAGGACAAGCCGCCGCTCGCCGAGCCGTGGCGGCGCCTCACCGGCGTCTCGGCGCTGCGGGCCGACCGGCACCTGGCCGCCGCCCGCGAGCTCTGGCTCGCCCGCGACGAGCTCGCCCGGGCCACCGACACCGCTCCCGGGCGTCTCGTGCCCGACGCCTCGCTGATGGTCGCCGCCCGCGCCCTGCCCACCTCGCGCCGCGAGCTCGCCTCGCTGAAGCAGTTCTCGGGCCGGGCCAGCCGCAGCGAGATCGACCGCTGGTGGGCCGCCATCGAGCGCGCGCTGACGACCGACGACATCCCCGTGCAGCGCCGTGGCACCGACACCCTTCCTCCCCCGCGCAGCTGGGGCGACCGTAATCCCGAGGCGGATGCGCGACTGAAGACCGCTCGCACGGCCCTCGCCGAGCTCTCCGCCGACCGCGCCATCCCGCTCGAGAACCTCCTGACGCCCGACTTCCTGCGCCGCGTGGCCTGGAACCCGCCCTCCCCGCTCACCCTCGAGAGCCTCTCGGAGGCCCTCGCCGAGCTCGGTGCGCGGCCGTGGCAGATTGAACTCACTGCACAGCCGATCCTGCAAGCCTTTGTGGAACCCCACCAAAGCGCCGATCCGGCCGAGAAAGCCGATTCGTAG
- a CDS encoding dihydrofolate reductase family protein — translation MVTGRSGKTQYYVAASVDGYIADREGGLEWLLQFAFEEFQDEYDAFLAEVGVVVMGSATYEFVLAEGGPWAYPEQVSWVLSSRPLPLPEQQEGELRFARGDVAELHAQWVEAADGRNIWIVGGGDVAAQVADAGLLDEIVLTTMPVVLGAGTPLLPIAATSGVLIASGTHVHPSGAISTRYALPRP, via the coding sequence ATGGTGACGGGACGCAGTGGGAAGACGCAGTACTACGTGGCGGCCTCGGTCGACGGCTACATCGCCGACCGGGAGGGCGGCCTGGAGTGGCTGCTGCAGTTCGCCTTCGAGGAGTTCCAGGACGAGTACGACGCGTTCTTGGCCGAGGTGGGTGTGGTCGTGATGGGCTCGGCCACCTACGAGTTCGTGCTGGCCGAGGGCGGGCCGTGGGCCTATCCCGAGCAGGTGTCGTGGGTGCTGAGCTCGCGTCCGCTGCCCCTGCCCGAGCAGCAGGAGGGTGAGCTGCGGTTCGCCCGCGGCGACGTCGCCGAGCTGCACGCGCAGTGGGTCGAGGCGGCGGACGGTCGCAACATCTGGATCGTGGGCGGGGGTGACGTCGCGGCGCAGGTGGCCGACGCGGGGCTCCTCGACGAGATCGTGCTGACGACGATGCCCGTGGTGCTCGGCGCGGGTACACCGCTCCTGCCCATCGCTGCCACGAGCGGCGTTCTGATCGCCTCGGGCACGCACGTGCATCCGAGTGGCGCGATCAGCACGCGCTACGCCCTCCCTCGGCCCTGA
- the zapE gene encoding cell division protein ZapE, with the protein MTAEQQAVAPRLTERSPSMSAAELAATLVPPRQFDTASFESYRPDPDYPSQAEALAKITAFAGSWKPAKSGGFFSRAKKGPATKPGIYLDGGFGVGKTHLLAALWHAAPGPKYFGTFIEYTALVGALGFSEAVKLFHGARFIAIDEFELDDPGDTMLMTRFLGELVAGGTRLAATSNTPPNALGEGRFAAADFLREIQAIADRFDIVRIDGLDYRRRDIEGHAVAFGSDAELLAAVGRRVAAGESITLDPFAELVEHLGSIHPSRYIKMIEGVDVIALSDVAPLLNQTDALRFVAFVDRVYDAQIRILASGTPLDEVFAGDMLNGGYRKKYLRATSRLIASASL; encoded by the coding sequence ATGACAGCCGAGCAGCAGGCCGTGGCGCCGCGCCTCACCGAGCGGAGCCCGTCGATGTCGGCGGCCGAGCTCGCCGCGACCCTGGTGCCGCCCCGCCAGTTCGACACCGCGTCGTTCGAGAGCTACCGGCCCGACCCCGACTACCCCTCGCAGGCCGAGGCGCTGGCGAAGATCACCGCCTTCGCCGGCAGCTGGAAGCCCGCCAAGTCGGGCGGCTTCTTCAGCCGGGCGAAGAAGGGGCCGGCGACCAAGCCCGGCATCTACCTCGACGGCGGCTTCGGCGTGGGCAAGACCCACCTGCTGGCCGCGCTCTGGCACGCTGCCCCCGGCCCCAAGTACTTCGGCACGTTCATCGAGTACACCGCCCTCGTCGGTGCCCTCGGCTTCAGCGAGGCCGTCAAGCTGTTCCACGGCGCGCGCTTCATCGCCATCGACGAGTTCGAGCTCGACGACCCGGGCGACACCATGCTGATGACCCGCTTCCTCGGCGAGCTCGTCGCCGGCGGCACCCGGCTGGCCGCGACCTCCAACACCCCGCCGAACGCCCTCGGCGAGGGCCGCTTCGCCGCCGCCGACTTCCTGCGCGAGATCCAGGCCATCGCCGACCGCTTCGACATCGTGCGGATCGACGGCCTGGACTACCGCCGCCGCGACATCGAGGGGCACGCCGTCGCGTTCGGCAGCGACGCCGAGCTGCTCGCCGCCGTCGGGCGCAGGGTCGCGGCGGGGGAGTCGATCACCCTCGACCCGTTCGCCGAGCTCGTCGAGCACCTCGGCAGCATCCACCCCTCGCGCTACATCAAGATGATCGAGGGTGTCGACGTGATCGCGCTCAGCGACGTCGCCCCCCTCCTGAATCAGACGGATGCGCTGCGGTTCGTCGCGTTCGTCGACCGCGTCTACGACGCTCAGATCCGCATCCTCGCCTCCGGCACCCCGCTCGACGAGGTCTTCGCGGGCGACATGCTGAACGGCGGCTACCGCAAGAAGTACCTGCGGGCCACGTCCCGGCTGATCGCCTCGGCGTCGCTCTGA
- a CDS encoding DUF3000 domain-containing protein produces MPDSPFSPDIPAAFGAALDSLRRADTREELVVHEIPAPGNLAPNAVALAADVTPARHGADSELGTGRFILLHDEERPEAWGGEFRVVCFAQAPLETEIGLDPFLADVAWSWLVDALDARGANYLNASGTATKIISTGFGELQAQGDGAQIELRASWTPTDHNIQAHVEGWSELLCMLAGLPPVVDGVTMLQTRRARRD; encoded by the coding sequence GTGCCCGATTCTCCCTTCAGCCCGGACATTCCGGCGGCGTTCGGCGCGGCGCTCGACTCGCTGCGCCGGGCCGACACGCGCGAGGAGCTCGTCGTGCACGAGATCCCCGCCCCCGGCAACCTGGCCCCCAACGCCGTGGCGCTCGCGGCCGACGTCACGCCCGCCCGGCACGGCGCCGACTCCGAGCTCGGCACGGGGCGGTTCATCCTGCTCCACGACGAGGAGCGGCCCGAGGCCTGGGGCGGCGAGTTCCGGGTGGTCTGCTTCGCGCAGGCGCCGCTCGAGACCGAGATCGGGCTCGACCCCTTCCTGGCCGACGTCGCCTGGTCGTGGCTCGTCGACGCGCTCGACGCACGCGGCGCCAACTACCTGAACGCCTCGGGCACCGCCACGAAGATCATCTCGACCGGCTTCGGCGAGCTGCAGGCGCAGGGTGACGGGGCCCAGATCGAACTCCGCGCATCCTGGACCCCCACCGACCACAACATCCAGGCCCACGTCGAGGGCTGGAGCGAACTGCTGTGCATGCTGGCCGGCCTTCCCCCCGTGGTCGACGGGGTGACGATGCTGCAGACCAGGCGAGCACGACGTGACTGA
- a CDS encoding thiolase family protein has product MAERTEVVFVDGMRTPFGRAGEKGMYWQTRADDLAVKAITGVLERNPQLPKDRIDDVAIAATTQQGDQGLTLGRTTAILAGLPLSVPGYAIDRMCAGAMTSVTTVAGAIAFGAYDFAIAGGVEHMGRHPMGFNADPNPRFLAERLVSGEALNMGNTAERIHDRFPQLTKERSDRYALRSQQKVTAAYEAGKIQPDLVPVAIRSGEGWGLATRDEAPRPETTMEGLAGLRTPFRPHGRVTAGNSSGLNDGATASLIASETAARELGLPVRMRLVSFAFAGVEPEIMGIGPVPSTEKALRKAGLSIDDIGLFELNEAFAVQVLSFLDHFAIDDDDPRVNQYGGAIALGHPLASSGVRLMIQLARQFEEHPEVRYGLTAMCVGLGQGGTVIWENPNWNKKAKAAR; this is encoded by the coding sequence GTGGCCGAAAGAACTGAAGTCGTTTTCGTCGATGGAATGCGCACCCCCTTCGGGCGCGCGGGCGAGAAGGGCATGTACTGGCAGACCCGCGCCGACGACCTCGCGGTCAAGGCGATCACCGGAGTGCTCGAGCGCAACCCGCAGCTCCCCAAAGACCGCATCGACGACGTCGCCATCGCGGCGACCACCCAGCAGGGCGACCAGGGGCTCACCCTCGGGCGAACCACCGCCATCCTCGCGGGCCTGCCGCTCTCGGTGCCCGGCTACGCGATCGACCGCATGTGCGCCGGCGCCATGACGAGCGTGACCACGGTGGCCGGGGCGATCGCCTTCGGCGCCTACGACTTCGCCATCGCGGGCGGTGTCGAGCACATGGGCCGGCACCCGATGGGCTTCAACGCCGACCCGAACCCGCGCTTCCTCGCGGAGCGGCTGGTCAGCGGCGAGGCGCTCAACATGGGCAACACGGCCGAGCGCATCCACGACCGCTTCCCGCAGCTCACCAAGGAGCGCTCCGATCGCTACGCGCTGCGCAGCCAGCAGAAGGTCACGGCGGCCTACGAGGCCGGCAAGATCCAGCCCGACCTGGTGCCGGTCGCCATCCGCAGCGGTGAGGGCTGGGGGCTCGCCACGCGTGACGAGGCGCCGCGCCCCGAGACCACGATGGAGGGCCTCGCCGGCCTCCGCACCCCGTTCCGCCCGCACGGCCGTGTGACCGCGGGCAACTCCTCGGGGCTGAACGACGGCGCCACCGCCTCGCTGATCGCGAGCGAGACCGCGGCCCGCGAGCTCGGCCTGCCCGTGCGCATGCGCCTGGTCTCGTTCGCCTTCGCCGGCGTCGAGCCCGAGATCATGGGCATCGGCCCGGTGCCGTCCACCGAGAAGGCACTGCGCAAGGCCGGGCTGTCGATCGACGACATCGGCCTGTTCGAGCTGAACGAGGCGTTCGCCGTGCAGGTGCTGTCCTTCCTCGACCACTTCGCGATCGACGACGACGACCCGCGGGTGAACCAGTACGGCGGCGCGATCGCGCTGGGGCATCCGCTCGCCTCCTCGGGCGTGCGTCTGATGATCCAGCTCGCGCGTCAGTTCGAGGAGCACCCCGAGGTGCGCTACGGCCTCACCGCGATGTGCGTGGGCCTCGGCCAGGGCGGCACCGTCATCTGGGAGAACCCGAACTGGAACAAGAAGGCGAAGGCTGCACGATGA
- a CDS encoding 3-hydroxyacyl-CoA dehydrogenase NAD-binding domain-containing protein, whose amino-acid sequence MTDYSTIDFSDLQAFSVDEVVTHSLVRDVPLGSGKTLALITLDNGRDHTRPNTLGPVGLLEYLHTLQGLRSRAAAGEIDAVAVTGKPYILAAGADLSKVGEIPSRDAARKMAQLGHYAFGEMKKIGVPSFAFVNGLALGGGVEVALAADYRTIDSSTPALALPEVFLGIIPGWGGAYLLPNLIGIENALKVVIENPLKNNRTLKGQEAFDLGIADAIFGPGNYLEDSLKWADGVLTGAVKVKRPNEPGKVERLVKWDAAVGIARKMLESRIGTVAKSPYRALDLLKAAKSGTPEEGFEREDEALAELIAGDQFRASIYAFNLVQKRAKKPAGAPDKALAKKVTKVGVIGAGLMASQFALLFVRRLQVPVVITDLDQSRVDKGLEYIRGEIATLLSKGRISSDESNRLNALVSGTTDKAEFADADWVIEAVFEELGVKQDVFAEIEKHVSETAVLATNTSSLSVEQIGAKLAHPERLVGFHFFNPVAVMPLIEVVNAPATDEATLATAMGVAAKLKKTAVITRDTPGFVVNRVLAKVLGEAMHAVDTGTPFEVMNHALDRFGLPMTPFELLELVGLKVGAHVLDTHHAAFPDRFFESTNLHALAEHGRIFDRDDKGKIKGFDKTAVKIVTPPKGTGTPMTADEIARRVEDGLADEVHRMLEDDVVHAAEDIDLCLILGAGYPFQMGGLTPYLDRVGASERAFGDTFHHPLIKGVE is encoded by the coding sequence ATGACCGACTACTCCACGATCGACTTCTCCGATCTCCAGGCCTTCTCGGTCGACGAGGTCGTCACGCACTCGCTGGTGCGCGACGTGCCGCTCGGAAGCGGCAAGACGCTCGCCCTGATCACGCTCGACAACGGGCGCGACCACACCCGGCCCAACACGCTCGGGCCGGTCGGCCTCCTGGAGTACCTGCACACGCTGCAGGGGCTGCGCTCGCGGGCCGCGGCCGGCGAGATCGACGCGGTGGCCGTCACCGGCAAGCCGTACATCCTGGCCGCCGGTGCCGACCTGAGCAAGGTCGGCGAGATCCCCAGCAGAGACGCAGCGCGCAAGATGGCGCAGCTCGGTCACTACGCCTTCGGCGAGATGAAGAAGATCGGCGTGCCGAGCTTCGCCTTCGTCAACGGGCTCGCGCTCGGCGGCGGTGTCGAGGTGGCCCTGGCCGCCGACTACCGCACCATCGACTCTTCGACGCCGGCGCTCGCGCTGCCCGAGGTCTTTCTCGGCATCATCCCGGGCTGGGGCGGCGCCTACCTGCTGCCGAACCTGATCGGCATCGAGAACGCCCTCAAGGTCGTGATCGAGAATCCGCTCAAGAACAACCGCACGCTCAAGGGACAGGAGGCCTTCGATCTCGGCATCGCCGACGCGATCTTCGGGCCGGGCAACTACCTCGAGGACTCGCTGAAGTGGGCCGACGGCGTGCTCACGGGAGCCGTGAAGGTGAAGCGCCCGAACGAGCCCGGCAAGGTCGAGCGCCTGGTGAAGTGGGATGCGGCGGTGGGCATCGCCCGCAAGATGCTCGAGTCGCGCATCGGCACGGTCGCGAAGTCGCCGTACCGCGCGCTCGACTTGCTGAAGGCCGCGAAGTCGGGCACGCCCGAGGAGGGCTTCGAGCGGGAGGACGAGGCGCTGGCCGAGCTCATCGCGGGCGACCAGTTCCGCGCGAGCATCTACGCCTTCAACCTGGTGCAGAAGCGCGCCAAGAAGCCCGCCGGCGCCCCCGACAAGGCGCTGGCCAAGAAGGTCACGAAGGTGGGCGTCATCGGCGCCGGCCTGATGGCCTCGCAGTTCGCGCTGCTGTTCGTGCGCCGCCTGCAGGTGCCGGTGGTCATCACCGACCTCGACCAGTCGCGGGTCGACAAGGGCCTGGAGTACATCCGCGGCGAGATCGCCACGCTGCTGTCGAAGGGCCGCATCTCCAGCGACGAGTCGAACCGCCTCAATGCACTCGTCTCGGGCACCACCGACAAGGCGGAGTTCGCCGACGCCGACTGGGTGATCGAGGCCGTCTTCGAGGAGCTCGGTGTGAAGCAGGACGTCTTCGCCGAGATCGAGAAGCACGTCTCCGAGACCGCGGTGCTCGCCACCAACACCTCGTCGCTCTCGGTGGAGCAGATCGGGGCGAAGCTCGCTCACCCCGAGCGGCTGGTCGGCTTCCACTTCTTCAACCCCGTGGCGGTGATGCCGCTGATCGAGGTGGTGAACGCCCCGGCCACCGACGAGGCCACGCTGGCGACGGCGATGGGCGTGGCGGCGAAGCTGAAGAAGACCGCCGTCATCACGCGTGACACCCCCGGCTTCGTGGTCAACCGCGTGCTGGCCAAGGTGCTGGGCGAGGCGATGCACGCGGTCGACACGGGCACCCCGTTCGAGGTGATGAACCACGCGCTCGACCGCTTCGGCCTGCCGATGACCCCGTTTGAGCTGCTCGAGCTGGTCGGCCTCAAAGTCGGTGCGCACGTGCTCGACACGCACCATGCGGCGTTCCCCGACCGCTTCTTCGAGAGCACGAACCTGCATGCGCTCGCCGAGCACGGCCGCATCTTCGATCGCGACGACAAGGGCAAGATCAAGGGCTTCGACAAGACCGCGGTCAAGATCGTCACCCCGCCGAAGGGCACCGGCACGCCGATGACCGCCGACGAGATCGCCCGCCGTGTCGAAGACGGGCTGGCCGACGAGGTGCACCGCATGCTCGAGGACGACGTGGTGCACGCGGCGGAGGACATCGACCTCTGCCTCATCCTCGGCGCCGGCTACCCGTTCCAGATGGGCGGTCTCACGCCGTACCTCGACCGGGTGGGCGCCTCGGAGCGCGCCTTCGGCGACACCTTCCACCACCCCCTGATCAAGGGCGTCGAGTAG
- a CDS encoding alpha/beta hydrolase family protein: MSRASTRPDLRPNVPVWAVVALAAGTAATVVTAAGAVVAALTSRAIVTPSLPVDDVRILGYDETARTVDLAVTADSILPGLYSLRFSADTGHARIGEVLSVSDGVVRRSVLAVDYGDLSRARSGRVSGWYYIHPSELGVAVEEVGIPTAVGPAPAWYVPAADPASTKWVVQVHGRGVRRGETIRALPVFHEHGYHVLHISYRNDGEAPRSADGRYALGDTEWEDLDSAITWAHEHGARDVVLMGWSMGGAIALQAMGRARHRELIRGIALESPAVDWREVLRFQGRARRVPELVGDAAFAAITHAPGRLVTGQQHPLDLDRLDFVKRSDEVDVPVLLMHSDDDGYVPSGASRKLAEARPDLVTFVPFSIARHTKLWNYDRVKWNRAISDWLTANGL, translated from the coding sequence GTGAGCCGTGCGTCGACCCGGCCGGACCTCCGGCCGAACGTCCCCGTCTGGGCCGTGGTCGCCCTCGCCGCCGGAACCGCCGCCACGGTGGTCACCGCCGCCGGCGCCGTGGTCGCGGCGCTGACCTCGCGCGCGATCGTGACCCCGTCACTGCCCGTCGACGACGTGCGCATCCTCGGCTACGACGAGACGGCCCGCACGGTCGACCTCGCCGTCACCGCCGACTCGATCCTGCCCGGCCTCTACAGCCTGCGGTTCTCGGCCGACACCGGTCACGCGAGGATCGGCGAGGTGCTGTCGGTGTCCGACGGGGTCGTGCGGCGCTCGGTGCTGGCCGTCGACTACGGCGACCTCTCCCGCGCGCGGAGCGGCCGGGTCAGCGGCTGGTACTACATCCACCCGAGCGAGCTGGGAGTGGCCGTCGAGGAGGTCGGCATCCCGACCGCGGTGGGCCCGGCCCCCGCCTGGTACGTTCCGGCGGCCGATCCCGCGTCGACCAAGTGGGTCGTTCAGGTGCACGGGCGCGGGGTGCGCCGCGGCGAGACCATCCGGGCGCTGCCGGTCTTCCACGAGCACGGGTACCACGTGCTGCACATCTCCTACCGCAACGACGGCGAGGCCCCGCGCTCGGCCGACGGCCGCTACGCGCTCGGCGACACCGAGTGGGAGGACCTCGACTCGGCGATCACCTGGGCGCACGAGCACGGCGCCCGGGACGTCGTGCTGATGGGCTGGTCGATGGGCGGCGCGATCGCACTGCAGGCGATGGGGCGGGCGCGGCACCGCGAGCTGATCCGGGGGATCGCCCTCGAGTCCCCGGCGGTCGACTGGCGCGAGGTGCTGCGCTTCCAGGGGAGGGCGCGCCGGGTGCCCGAGCTCGTGGGGGATGCGGCCTTCGCCGCCATCACGCACGCGCCGGGCCGCCTCGTGACCGGGCAGCAGCATCCGCTCGATCTCGACCGGCTGGACTTCGTGAAGCGCTCCGACGAGGTCGACGTGCCGGTGCTGCTCATGCACAGCGACGACGACGGCTACGTGCCCTCTGGCGCGTCGCGGAAGCTGGCGGAGGCCCGCCCCGACCTCGTCACCTTCGTGCCGTTCTCGATCGCCCGCCACACGAAGCTCTGGAACTACGACCGGGTGAAGTGGAACCGCGCGATCAGCGACTGGCTGACCGCGAACGGGCTGTAG